The Chelonoidis abingdonii isolate Lonesome George chromosome 11, CheloAbing_2.0, whole genome shotgun sequence genomic interval CTAGTCTGTCCCCTGGTGTCGTGTTAAAACACAGTTCTACCCTTATTGCCCTGCCTTTCACCCCGTTGCTCCCCACCCCTCGCCACCTCCCTCCATGGGGCTGGACCCTGGAATGTCTGCTGGCCATCGCCATGACCCCTTGTGACGGATTTACACACCagagcagcacctcctgctgtccGTTTCAGGGATTAACTCTCTCACTGTGATCTCTCCTTAAATATCGGCCAGTTCtatagtccagccacttccccagtgatggtcggggggcaggggggacacaccagggccCACCCCCTACTGCGGGTTCTGGCCCAGGACCCTGTAGCTAGCAgcctcttcctgcctctccttAGCTTCTCCACCAGAGCTGCTTCAGTTCTCGGCAGCCCCAGCACCTTCGCCCTCCTCTCCGGGCCTCCAGCCCGCAGGTCCCAGTGGccagccagcagctccccctTGTTCCTGCCAACAACTGGTCTGTCCAAGGAGCTACCTCCTGCAGCCACTAGGCACagtcccctctcctcctgctgccctgcccctcccttttATGTCAGCccactgggccctgattggctgccccCCCTGCATGGCTTCCCtaggctgttttaaccccttccctgccagcctggggcaaACTCCCCATCCCACCCAACAATCTGCCTGGCTGGCGTGGCCGTCGCAGCTTCTCCCAGGCATGggcttgtgatggagtagggactgtctgtgtggggaacgggaaggagtagggactgtctgtgtggggaacgggaaagcaggggatgtctgtaggtgagggacaggtgctcagcctgtaacccgagCCCGGCTGGGGGAAGgtcctgggcggaggagaaggggacaaaggattcggccggcgggagaaaaggcaggacagtttgggtttggggctgtgggcagaattcaggggatcctagctgggatccaagcaccctgaacccccagaaggactggatggaggggtcctgactgtgctgCTGCCGCCACGCCCTCTCGCTCGTCCCACTGCCTGTTCCCTCCCTCTGTCATAACCCCTTCCTGCTTTTACTGGCTGGACTACCCACCGTCAAGCTGTGCGCCCGGtccacccgccccccccccccccacgggcGCGCCAGCACGCGGCCCGCGAACCCCAGCACTCACCGTCGCACAGCGGCCCTCCATCCTCGCCCCCACCTCATGACGCTCCCCGGCGCTCCTCCCCACCGTGCCCGGCCCCCCGCAGCCCCCCAGCGCCCTCCCACCCCGTCTGCCGCGTCCCCCTTCCCCTGTGGATGGGCCCCATGCTGACCCGGCCCTCGCCTCTTCGCCAGCTCGCGCAGGAGCAGGTGCTGAGTCTACAGACCCATGACCCGCTGCCTCAAACGATTGCCGGATCTGTACCGAGTACCAGAGGCAAGGGTCGTCCCCCGTGGTGCTTCCCGCACGTTGAGCCCGCGCCTCCGTGGCCGGAAATGACTGGATATCGTGGCCGTCAGCCTGAGCCCAGCCTGCAGTTCACAAGGTGGGTGTGGTTGGAGGCTCCTGTTGTTCCTCTGGCGATTCGGATCAGCGGTGTTGCCAGCTCGGGCATCGTGCCGCTCTCCACTTGGATGGAGTGGGCATCGGGTTGGGTCCCGGGGCCGGTGGAGCCGAGACGCGTCTCGGTTAGTCCCTGCTTGCCGCAGACTTGTCAAGTCACTGCCAGATTGGGGGTGCCTCAGCGATCGTCTGCGCTACGTGAGGTTCCGGTCCAATGCTCGGGTAAACACTCCCCCCAGAGTTGCCGTGTATACATCGCCCGGATCGTGCCGTCTGCCGGGGGGGCCATGTTTGTGGTGTGTAAAATCCACTGCCAATTGTGCAGGTGCTACATGCCCNNNNNNNNNNNNNNNNNNNNNNNNNNNNNNNNNNNNNNNNNNNNNNNNNNNNNNNNNNNNNNNNNNNNNNNNNNNNNNNNNNNNNNNNNNNNNNNNNNNNNNNNNNNNNNNNNNNNNNNNNNNNNNNNNNNNNNNNNNNNNNNNNNNNNNNNNNNNNNNNNNNNNNNNNNNNNNNNNNNNNNNNNNNNNNNNNNNNNNNNNNNNNNNNNNNNNNNNNNNNNNNNNNNNNNNNNNNNNNNNNNNNNNNNNNNNNNNNNNNNNNNNNNNNNNNNNNNNNNNNNNNNNNNNNNNNNNNNNNNNNNNNNNNNNNNNNNNNNNNNNNNNNNNNNNNNNNNNNNNNNNNNNNNNNNNNNNNNNNNNNNNNNNNNNNNNNNNNNNNNNNNNNNNNNNNNNNNNNNNNNNNNNNNNNNNNNNNNNNNNNNNNNNNNNNNNNNNNNNNNNNNNNNNNNNNNNNNNNNNNNNNNNNNNNNNNNNNNNNNNNNNNNNNNNNNNNNNNNNNNNNNNNNNNNNNNNNNNNNNNNNNNNNNNNNNNNNNNNNNNNNNNNNNNNNNNNNNNNNNNNNNNNNNNNNNNNNNNNNNNNNNNNNNNNNNNNNNNNNNNNNNNNNNNNNNNNNNNNNNNNNNNNNNNNNNNNNNNNNNNNNNNNNNNNNNNNNNNNNNNNNNNNNNNNNNNNNNNNNNNNNNNNNNNNNNNNNNNNNNNNNNNNNNNNNNNNNNNNNNNNNNNNNNNNNNNNNNNNNNNNNNNNNNNNNNNNNNNNNNNNNNNNNNNNNNNNNNNNNNNNNNNNNNNNNNNNNNNNNNNNNNNNNNNNNNNNNNNNNNNNNNNNNNNNNNNNNNNNNNNNNNNNNNNNNNNNNNNNNNNNNNNNNNNNNNNNNNNNNNNNNNNNNNNNNNNNNNNNNNNNNNNNNNNNNNNNNNNNNNNNNNNNNNNNNNNNNNNNNNNNNNNNNNtgctagcccagccctggtccccccagccctgccggtgcccctcactcccgacccacagcccctgctagcccagccctggtcccccCAGCGCTACCGgtccccctcactcccaacctgcagcccctgctagcccggccCTTGCAGACACACAGCCAGCTGTGTGCCAGCCCATATTTCATGGCTGACGCTCCTTAGCCTGACCCCGTAGCCCGCTCCCAGGCTCCCGCAGCCACCTTGGTGCCCATTAATCCCAATCCGCAGCCCCTGCTACTCCAGAGCAGAGCCTCACAACAGGGCCCAGAGGCAGAGCCCTGCCCACCTGGCTGGCCGGGGCGAGGGAGGCTCTGGGCCaatctccccagccccctgcactaacCCCTCCCCCGCCACTCTGCCCGCAGCCGTGGGGGCCGCCTACGCCTTCAAGCGGGACAATGCCAGCCGGGCCGTGATCTGCTATTTCGGGGAGGGCGCAGCCAGCGAGGGCGACGCCCACGCCGGCTTCAACTTCGCCGCCACCCTGGAGTGCCCCATCCTCTTCTTCTGCCGCAACAACGGCTACGCCATCTCCACACCCACCTCGGAGCAGTACCGCGGCGACGGCATCGGTGCGGGGCCGGGGGGGGAGTCGGGGCTCACAGATCCAGGCCGGCACCTCGTGCCAGCCACCCACTAGACTGCTGTGACCCTGCCTCGTCTTGGGGAGGTCTCCAGGCACACAGTTGGGGTGCAGACCAGTCGCCCACTCTCCAGTGAGAGCCGGAGCCCGCTGTCCGGCTGCCCAGCCCCGGGGCATgaccccttcccactcctccgtccacccctctgccccctgttGGGAAGCCAGGCCGCGCCCAGCCCAGCAGATGCCCCctgcggtgcccctcactcaGTCACCCTTTGGGGGGGTCCTGGGTTCCCCAGCATGGGTCAACTCCTCCCTTCTCACTGCCTGGTCTCTGCGTCAGGTGACTCAGCTCGTCTCCAGGGCGACCCCCAACCCCATTCTCCTGGGCAGGGGTGGGCCCGTGTCTCAGACGATGCCACGGCAATGGCTGGGCACTTCAAGTCAACAACCCGTCAGGGCGATTCCTTTGCCACCAGCCAGTGGCGCGTTGGCCCGGCTCCTGGGTGGGGTTTGCAGCTGGAGAGCCTGGGGGCTCCCCCAGCACcctgcagtgcacagagcctcccgtTGGGCACGGGGAGGGGAATTGGAGTGGggggctggccctggggctcagCGCATGCCCAGCGGTGTCTCTCCACCCCCAGCGGCCCGTGGCCCCGGCTATGGGATCATGTCCATCCGTGTGGACGGGAACGACGTCCTCGCCGTGTACAACGCCACACGGGAGGCCCGGCGCCGAGCCATCGCCGAGAACCAGCCCTTCCTCATCGAGGCCATGACCTACAggtggggcggggccaggggcggggccacagggaTGGGGCGGGGCAGCCCAACCAGGGGGCGGGGCTCACACCTtgattctcctcctcccccaggatTGGGCACCACAGCACGAGTGACGACAGCTCGGCCTATCGCTCTGTGGACGAGGTGAACTACTGGGACAAGCAGGACCACCCCATCTCCCGCCTGCGGCACCACATggtgggcaggggctggtgggACGAGGAGCAGGAGAAGAGCTGGAGGAAGAAATCCCGCAAGAGGGTGAGTGAGGGGGGTTCCCCCCCGGGATCCCTCAGCCCTGGCTGCCCATGGGGCTTGGCTGGCGCCCGGTGTAGGGAGGCTGGGGAGAGTGACCCACTCCCGGCTCAGCCCGAGCTGGCACCCTGGAGGTTAAGAGGAGgggaaggctgggagccaggacgcctgggtcctgcccggctctgggaggggagtaggggctagtGGGTGTTGcacaagggctgggagccaggacgcctgggtcctgcccggctctgggaggggagtaggggctagtGGGTGTTGcacaagggctgggagccaggacgcctgggtcctgcccggctctgggaggggagtaggggctagtGGGTGTTGcacaagggctgggagccaggacgcctgggtcctgcccggctctgggaggggagcaggggctagTGGGTGTTGCACAAGGGCTGGGAGCGAGGACACCTGGGtcctgcctggctctgggaggagagtggaggCTAGTGGGCGGAGCAGGGTGTTGGCTAACGCTGCCTCCCCCCATCCAGGTCATGGAGGCCTTTGAGCAGGCAGAGCGGAAGCTGAAGCCCAGCCCGCAGCACCTGTTCTCGGATGTGTACTGCGAGATGCCCTCGcacctgcagaagcagcaggaggcgctggcGCGGCACCTCCGGCTCTACGGGGAGCACTACCCCCTGGAGCACTTCGAGAAGTGACGCCCCATGGCGGGGGAGCCCGCTcacctcatcccctcctgcacccggcagctgcctcaatttcccctggCCGCGCCGTGCCGGGGGCAGGGTTCCCCGGGTGTGAGCAAGTCctgtcgggggcggggggggaaggggtgtggtcACTGGGGCAGCGGGAATTCCTAGCTCGGACAGAGTCCCCCCCCAGGCTTCACGGAAACCCCATCTCTGggatctcttcccctcccacaggcTGGCAGGTCCCCTCGCTGTCCTGCctgcagcctcccagcccagatTTGGGGCGCCCGGGGCCCtagtgggcagggaggggagagcttgtccctggagctggggggagctgccccaggcaggagcaAGGAGCCACTTCACTGCGTGGGCTGGGCACAGAGCTCGGCCTCAGCTGGGAGACTCGGGTGAGTGGCACCATCTACCCTGTGTCTGCCTGCCAGCCGGGGGGACTTGCCCTGtgcccctgggctggggaggggcagggtgttTTAGTGCAAGCTGGTTCTGCTTCCTAGGCTCGGGTGAGAGGTGGCGGGGGGGGGTTGAACCACGGTTCCTGGCGAGTCGGCCCAGCAGATCCGGTCCCTCGCCGGGCAGCCCCCGGGCCCCAGGCTCTGTCACACGTAGGATAGTCAGGGGCAGCGCCCATCATGCTGTTACATGGGGGGCTGGGAAATCCGGCTCGGGCTTGGAGCCAAGTGGCCCTGGGGCCTGGTGGGTCAATAAACTTTCTCTGTGCTAAGAGCTCCCGTCTCTGCATCCCCTCGTACCTGGGCAGCCAGTTCCCCGCGGGTCACAGCCTCTGACACAGCCCTGGCCTCGGGGGGTGGGGGTCCCAACCCGAGGAGTCTCCGCTCCTGGCTGGGCTTAGCAGGCAGGTCAGACAtggggagcggggggggaggTTGCTGGGGTTAGaggtggcaggagccctggggtggGCCTCCCAGAGGGGAGCGTCTTCTACCTGCACCAGGGGGAGGGACCGGATCCGAGCCCAGCCTGGGGCGCCAGGGGGACCCCGGGCCGAGGGGaccagcctcccccgcccccgaggAGCAGCAGTGGGGGTTACGGGGCCAGCACGGGGCTCCCCCTGCCAGCGGATTAGATGCTGCGCTGCCCCTGGGGAGAGGTGACAGAGTGTAACCATCAGTGCAGCCTCCAGGGGGCGCTAGCGGGGGGGTGACATGCAGGGGGCACATGGGGGTTTGCCCTGTGCCAGAGCAAGACTAGTTCACACCAGGGACTAGCAGCCAgacctgcccccacagctctgccggtgcccctcactcccgacccgcagcccctgctagcccagccctggactcccctcagctctgccggtgcccctcactcccgacccgcagcccctgctagcccagccctggactcccctcagctctgccggtgcccctcactcccaacccgcagtcCCGGGCTCCCTCCACAGCCAGGTCTGCTGCACTCAGTGGCTGGCCAGGGCGGGGGCAGATGGGGAATTGCACAGAGCGGGGCCGGGTTGAGGAAGTGCCGCTCCATTCGCCCCCCTGCCAAGCAGCGAGATCACAGTCTGGCCAGACACTCTTTAATGGCCCCTCCGGGAACAGCAGAGCcgtgccccccgccccaggcacacacagcTCCCGCCCGATTCCAGGCCCTGTGCCCGCCTTGGAGAGGGGGGGCTGGGAAAACGCAGCGGGAGGGAAGAACCGAGCCCACGTTTCCATTCTCTTGCCCTGCCGGAGCCCCCGCTGCCCCCCCAGCTCAGCATTTCAGCTGGGGGTCATGCAGCTGCCGCCACAGCCGCACGGTCTGCTGGGGGCTGCGGCGATGCACCAGGAGCAGCTTGCGGTGCGCGCAGGGGTCGGCCCGGTCCTTCTCGGCGATGTCGAAGGTCTGGAACGCGGGGTGGGCCTCGGCCTGCACCCCCAGCGCCTGGAAGCACAGCCCGGTGTAGACATCGTCGATGGGGTACAAGGCCACGTGCTGGGCCACCAGGAAGAGCGCCGGGGCCAGGCGGCCCGAGAAGATGTAGCCGGCCCCGCCGGCGTAGGCCGGGTAGGGCCCGGCGTAGAAGGACTCGGGGATGTAGTACTTGCTGGTGCCCTGGCGGAAGGGGGCGGCATGGGCCATGACCTGCCCCGTGTAGAGCGCCTGGGCCCGGCGCCCGGGCAGCGCCCCCAGGTACTCCAGCACCCGCGGCATGTTGATGAAGACGTCGTCGTCGCCCTTGAGCACGAAGCGGGCGGTGGGGCAGTGCGCCAGCGCCCAGCCCAGGAAGAGCAAGTCCTTGAGGGTCAGGTTGAAGAACGTGTCCTCGAAGTCCCACACCAGGACGTCGCGGTAGGCCCGGCTCTCGTAGGCAACCAGGCGCCACAGGTCAGGCTGGTGCGGGCCGTGGGCCGTGCCCATCAGGAAGAGGGTGCGCACCGGCCGCCCCCCGTGCTCCCCCTCCCGGCCCCAGGTCTCCCGCACGGCCTGGCGGGCGGCGAAGTTGCCCGGCACCGATTtgatggccagcagcaggaaggtcCGGTTGCCGGCGCACTTGTGGGGCTGGTTCACCAGCAGCGGGAAGCTGCGGCATTCGGCGTGCAGCACGAAGCGCTGGTGCTGCTCTGGGTACGAGGCGAAGTCGCTGATCTCGGCCGCCGCGGCCGGCCCGTCCCCGCAGCCCCGCGTGCCGTTGGCCAGGCCCCCCTCCAGCGCCCGGAAGAGCCCGTGCTGCTGGCGGTTCCAGTAGGCGTCCGCCTCGGGCACGGTGCTGCGCAGCCGTTGCAGCGAGGCGTTGAGCCGGAGCAGCAGCCCCACCGGGTCGTCCCCCAGCGGCTCGGCCAGCGGCTCGGGAGTGGTGGGCCAGGCGGGCTCAGGGGGGGGCAGGCTCTCGGGCTGCTCCAGGCTCCAGTCCATATAGGCCTTCAGGGCCAGCAGCGTCAGCAGGGCCAAAGCCACCGTCAGCAGCTTGGTCCCCTTCATGGTCCTCCGCCATCACGGAGCCTGcaagggaggaggagggtttTCTGTTGGTATTTGGTATCGTTTAGAATGAAGGCCACAGACTAAGGAGAGAATCACGCAGCATGTGCTACGTGTAGGGCTGTGGGGTGGCCCAGCCCCCTTTCAAACAGCAGAAAGGAATGGTCTCGTGGGCCCACTGGGAGAGATGCGGCCGCCAGAATCTCTCTGGGGCCGGGATGATTTCAAGGCAGGGAGGGCCTGGGAAGGTCACCACTTGGCTGTAGGTTCAGCATGTTCAGATACATACAAGCAGCCCCGggttgtttttcttctgcattgaCCTCGATGTTCCCGATCAAACCGCCGCGTGTGACCGAACTCTGCTCTGTGCGGCTGAGGAAGGGGTGTTAGGAGAGGAGCGAGAGGGGGGCAGACTGACGGCTCGGGACAAGGGAGCTGTGGTCAAATCCCGCCTGGGGTGACTCAATGAAAGAACCAGATGAAGGACAATGTCAGAAAACGAGCCCTCGTCAAACCATTGATCACAGCCTGACGCGGCAAAACTCACTGGGCCCGATGAAGGAAAATCACTGGGGAAATGAGGGGGCCTCGCCAGGAAACtttgtcctgccaagacttccctggAGCATCGTGTCGCGACCGACAGGCTGGCTGCTCCCTACCCGTGAGCAAGGGACCTGGCCACTAGATTGAGCCAGAGTCTGGACCATGGACTGGcgggatggggtgtgtgtgtggggggggtgtgattaaatgcatatgctaattgttgtatctcCAGTAACCGGGGCGTGTTGTCTTTCCCCCCCAGAAAGATCCCATGTGCCTCTTATAAGCATCCCAGCCCCAGGGAGAGGGGGGTTAGGAAACAGGGCTGGGAGGACTGCTGGGTCTCTCACCTGCATGACCGCGATCAGTTCCCGCCAGCAGCGGGACACTCTCTCGCTTTGTGACGTGCGgacatgttccaccccagagctggctgcatctccatGCTGGGGAGAGAACCACAGGAACGAAAGATTAGCTGAGGGGCCCTCCTGGCACAGACAGGCTGGGGATGATGCAGAAGGGCACCCAGGAGGGAATGGCAGGGGATGAGGAGCCCGTGGTGCTCTCAGGCAGCATTTAACTGGGGAGCGAGATTCCCCTGGGCTGGTGCCTTCCACTTGCCCATCATCCGCCCTGACACGGCCTCCCCGGCGGTCCCCTCCTCCCAGGTCCACTgggctgtgctgggagggagagggcgattcctgcctgccctgtgcagcCAGCCGcctgccctgaagcaggagatcTGGTTGCCTGGACAGGCCGGAGCATGTGGTGCTTAGTGACCATCGTTCCTTGGAGCCTGAACAATCAGCACATGTAAGAGTCTGTTCTGAGCTGCAGCAAGCTCTTGTCACAGCTAAAAGGGGCTTTTTCTAGGTGGCTAATGGAGCAGATGAAATGGAGTGAAACACACCCAGAAACCCTAGGTCGTACAGACACCTCccctgagggatagctcagtggctggAGCACGGGCCTGCCTGAcccaggggaagggatagctcagtggctggagcactggcctgctaaaccgaggcctgtgagttcagtccctgagggggccatttggggattggtcctgttttgagcagggggttgggctagatgatctcctgaggtcccttccaaccctgataatctacgAGTCTATGAAATCCTAGGCAagaccccacagccctgccagctAGAATagcccaggggtctcaaactgggggttgggacccctcagggggttgctaGGTTACTACGTGGGGGGTCCAGACCTGCCAGcgtccaccccaccccccgctttgcctccagccttTCTAGTGGTGTTAAATATGGAAACAGGTGTCTAgtggggggggtcgcactcagcgGCTCGCCTGcgaaggggtcaccaggacaaaaacTTGAGCCCCGCTGGGCTCTCGGCTAAGCCCGCGTAGCGGTTCCGGAACTGCTCGCACGGTGCAGTCGCTGGAACCGGGCCGGAGGGGCAGCAGGTCCCGGTTCGGTTTAAAGCAGCTGGGAGACCAGAGGACCCCAGACAAATGAGACCCGTGTCCGATAGTCGTtgggatccccccccccccgccacctctTTCCGCTCGACTCCCCAAGGACTCGGCTTGGCTCCAGCCGCTCGCTCGGGGGATCGTTCTCTGCCTCCGGCCTCGCTGCCCCGAGGTgcccagagaaacgcagcggggCGGATGCAGGGGACATCACGGCCCCAAAGAAACCCAGAAACCCTGGTGTCcgggccgagccgagccgagcagCCCGTGTCGGGCGGCCGGGGCACGTAGCCGGACCGCGCCCTGGTCTGTGATTCCGCTTCCTCTCGGCCTCAGCGCTAGTTCGGTAACCGACGGGCTCCCCCCAGGCAGCCGCCCCCGGCTGGATTCCCTCTCCCCGCGCCTCCTGCCCGATACATGTATCTTCTTTAGCACAAAAGTCCCGTTTCCAACCCTGCGAGTCACTGACCTCTCCGCTCCCATCGCCCACGGGAGAGCCCCCCACCCGTGTTAATGGCTCGCGTCAAGCTAGGCGCTGCCCCACTCCACGCGTGGCCTTTCGGCTTCCCAGGGTTAATGTTCAGGATTCACTTCACTTCTTCCCTAACCGTCCTCCAGGCCGGCACAGCCCGACGCACGGATCCGGCCACGCAGCCTCCCGGCCAAGGGCCCCCGAGCCCCCGCACGGCTCCGAGGAACACGCCAACTAGCCGCCCTGTGGTCGATGGCGCTCGGCCAAATCCTGCCTTTAGCCCGACTCTGCCCAGAGCCAAACCCCAGAACAGCCCCTTCTCCGCAGCGCCGCGTCACCCTCCGCCCTGTGTTCgcctgctgcccccaggcccGCGCCGAGCCCGTCCGCGAACGGCACCTGCCCTCCGGCGAGCATAGCTCACCCCCCAGGCGGGGGCAGCGGCTCAGGTGGGCAAGGGGGGTCGGCTCACTCGTCTAGCGGCCCCCGCCGGCCAGCCACACTCACCGTCGCCTCCCTGGTCACTTTGCCGGGCGCCCCCTTTGCTGCAGCGGGACTGAGATTCCTCCCGCTAAGTAACGCCCGGGGCCAGGCCTAAAGGAGACTTTCAGGTGCAATGGACCGTGTGCTAATTGTATCTCCAGTAAACGCGGCCTGTTGCCTTTTCCCCCCTAGAAAGATCCCGGCGCTTCTGGTAACATACCAGCCCCACAGACGGGGGGTGGTTAATGCAcgactcagttttcccatcttaCGAATGGGACCAATGCTGCCGAGCCCGACCTGCCGCTGAGCAGCGCCGGAGCCGAGTTGCTGTTGCTGATCCCGGCGAGAGCCCAGGGAAGGTTTCCAGGCTGGGCTGAGGGCAGGACCCCGGCTCTACGGTTCACCAGGGGGCTTCTCCGAGCGTGGCCCCACCTCACCTGCAGGGAGCCCGGGCTGAGGGGGGAACTGCCGAGCCGGGGCCTGAGCCCGCCCCAAGCTGCAGGTAAGCGGGACCCTGGGAATAGCCACCGCGAAGGCGACGTGGCACCACAGAGGAACGAGCGACGGGCCCGACTGACACGCGATCCAGCCCAGCCCCGGGGAACGTCGGAGCAGCTGCAGGCGGGCCCAGCCCGTGTGGACGGGACGGGCTGCGAGGGCATCGCCGGGACCGTTGTCACCGAGTGAGTTCAGCTGAATCGGTTATCGGCAAACCACTTCCCCGCGACCCATTAGCCCTGGCTCGTTATGACCAGAGCTAACGTGCCGCCCCCAAGGGAGACGCTTTCGCCCGGCCACGCCCGGCGCATGCAGCAGCCCGCCCGGTGCCTGCGGGCAGCACCCATGGGTGGCTTCCACCTCCTCCAGGTCCTGCCTCGCAAGGCCCCGGGCAGCACCTCTAGCGAGTGGCCCTcagccccccagcccttcccatGGGGCCGCGAGCCCCCCAGCCGggaccctgctccccctcccggGCTTTTCCCGGCCGTCTCAGCCGGCGGGACAGCCAGCCCCCAGCCGGGCTTCCCGGGGGAGAtgggggtcccagagcctggactccGGCTGCAGGGCCCTGGTCAGCGCCGTAGCCCGAGTCACCATCCCCGGCCGTGCCGCCCACGTGGCCAGAGCGCCGGTCGCCTGCCACACCCTGCCCGGGGCTGCGGCTCCGCCGGGAGCGGAGGTTTGCACCGCACTGGCCACCCCTTTGCTCCCCCCGCCCGGCGGGCACCTCACGGCAATTAGCAGCTTCATCAAGGCAACACCGGCCGCAGCCCCCGAGCGCCCGGCCCAGCCCCCCTAACCTGGCTCCTTTCCCAGCTCCGGGAGCGTCGGGCAGCGGCTCTTCCAGCCGCTCCTGGACCCACAGAACAACCCCGGAGCTTCCTGACCGGCGCCTGCAATGCAGCCGCGGTGGGTTGGGTGAGATGGGGGGGCTGAGAGATTCCTCCCGCTATCAGCGCTATGGAGCCCCCCCCGGAGCGACCGGCAGGTCTGATTCCCACTGGAGTCtcgggggttggggtgggaggttAACCGGGCTCCGGGCTTTGTTCTGATCCAGCGAACGCCCGGGGGGTGGGGAACTGACCAGAGCCTTtgtggagatgggggagggggtctctgcCTGGTTTTCTCTCGTGCTTTCACCTGACGGATAAAATCCGCTCGCTTAGGAAGAAGCGGGTGGTCAGTCACCCGCGCTGGCTCTGGGGGAGCTGGAAGACCGGCCCAGGCAGACACGGGTCTCACCCCGGCCGGGACTGGCAGCCTGCGGGTGGGAGGCATCGGGAGCAGAAACCCAGGTGCAATGGCCCTGGACTGGGACAATCCGTTCGCTCCGTGCGACTCAGCACAGAGTTAGCCGGGAATGGACAATCCGAGATCAGCAGCCGGCCCCCAACGCCTGCCTGGGAGCCCCGCAGCGTCACAGCCCCGGCAGCTCCCCGGGGAGCTGGGAGCTCGTTCTGGGGGAGCAGGACGGGGCTGGGGGGTCCCTCGGCCTCATCTCCGGAGAGCCCGCGCCACATCGCTGGTGAGACCTGCCTGGCCCGAGAGAATCGGTCGGGGAGAGCAGGGCCACACGTTCCCGGGCGCTGGCTCAGGGCTCTATTTCCTGGCAAATTCTGACcggtgctgagcacacagatggGGCCAGTGAATAGaaacgcccccccacccccgtcagaccaaaggttcatccagcccagggtcctgcccgtgccaggtgccccagagggaatgaacagagcagggcggCTATTGAGTAACCCAGCCCGTCGCCCCTTTCCAGCCTCTCTCCGGACACAATCATACAATGTCATGGACTCTgtagggcgggggggggggca includes:
- the BCKDHA gene encoding 2-oxoisovalerate dehydrogenase subunit alpha, mitochondrial; this translates as MHRTRCVRVTPVVLRGGDMSESDALPPHLVLSSPQRVLRQQQEFTSLEEKPQFPGASADFVDKLDFIQPNVISGIPIYRVMDRQGQIINPDEDPQLAQEQVLSLQTHDPLPQTIAGSVPSTRGKGRPPWCFPHVEPAPPWPEMTGYRGRQPEPSLQFTRLPQPPWCPLIPIRSPCYSRAEPHNRAQRQSPAHLAGRGEGGSGPISPAPCTNPSPATLPAAVGAAYAFKRDNASRAVICYFGEGAASEGDAHAGFNFAATLECPILFFCRNNGYAISTPTSEQYRGDGIAARGPGYGIMSIRVDGNDVLAVYNATREARRRAIAENQPFLIEAMTYRIGHHSTSDDSSAYRSVDEVNYWDKQDHPISRLRHHMVGRGWWDEEQEKSWRKKSRKRVMEAFEQAERKLKPSPQHLFSDVYCEMPSHLQKQQEALARHLRLYGEHYPLEHFEK
- the B3GNT8 gene encoding UDP-GlcNAc:betaGal beta-1,3-N-acetylglucosaminyltransferase 8, with protein sequence MKGTKLLTVALALLTLLALKAYMDWSLEQPESLPPPEPAWPTTPEPLAEPLGDDPVGLLLRLNASLQRLRSTVPEADAYWNRQQHGLFRALEGGLANGTRGCGDGPAAAAEISDFASYPEQHQRFVLHAECRSFPLLVNQPHKCAGNRTFLLLAIKSVPGNFAARQAVRETWGREGEHGGRPVRTLFLMGTAHGPHQPDLWRLVAYESRAYRDVLVWDFEDTFFNLTLKDLLFLGWALAHCPTARFVLKGDDDVFINMPRVLEYLGALPGRRAQALYTGQVMAHAAPFRQGTSKYYIPESFYAGPYPAYAGGAGYIFSGRLAPALFLVAQHVALYPIDDVYTGLCFQALGVQAEAHPAFQTFDIAEKDRADPCAHRKLLLVHRRSPQQTVRLWRQLHDPQLKC